One stretch of Corvus hawaiiensis isolate bCorHaw1 chromosome 1, bCorHaw1.pri.cur, whole genome shotgun sequence DNA includes these proteins:
- the LOC125329101 gene encoding serpin B6-like: protein MESLCAANTTFSLELLRKLCEKKSGQNVFFSPLSISSALSMVLLGSRGSTEAQITKVLSLNNAQDAHNGYQSLLSEINDPNTKYILRTANRLYGEKTFEFLPSFIELSEKSYHAGLEQTDFMHAWEDSRKQINGWVEERTEGRIQNLLAEGIVNSLTRLVLVNAIYFKGSWEKQFTKERTTERPFRINKNETRPVQMMFKKDTFNMTYIGDFQTKILELPYVGNELSMIILLPDAIQDGSTGLERLERELTYEKLTDWINPEMMDSTEVRVSLPRFKLEESYDLKPLLSSMGMPDAFALGKADFSGISSGNELVLSEVVHKSFVEVNEEGTEAAAATAAVMMMRCAMIVPEFTADHPFLFFIRHNKTSSILFCGRFCCP, encoded by the exons ATGGAAAGCCTCTGTGCAGCAAACACCACTTTTTCTCTGGAGCTCTTAAGAAAGCTGTGTGAGAAGAAAAGTGGGCAGAATGTGTTCTTTTCGCCACTGagtatttcttctgctttgtccATGGTTTTGCTGGGTTCAAGAGGTAGCACTGAAGCCCAAATAACAAAG GTGCTGTCTCTGAACAATGCCCAGGATGCTCACAATGGGTATCAATCCCTTCTCTCTGAAATTAATGATCCAAACACCAAATACATCCTGAGAACTGCAAACCGGCTCTATGGAGAAAAGACATTTGAGTTCCTTCCA TCATTTATAGAGTTGAGTGAGAAATCCTACCATGCTGGCCTAGAGCAGACTGACTTCATGCATGCTTGGGAGGATTCCAGGAAACAAATCAATGGCTGGGTAGAGGAAAGGACTGAAG GTAGAATCCAGAACCTGTTGGCAGAGGGGATTGTGAATTCCCTGACCAGGCTTGTGCTGGTGAATGCCATCTATTTCAAaggcagctgggaaaagcagttcACCAAAGAGAGAACCACAGAAAGGCCATTCCGAATTAATAAG AATGAAACCAGACCTGTGCAGATGATGTTCAAGAAGGACACATTTAACATGACCTATATTGGGGACTTCCAGACCAAAATCCTTGAGCTCCCTTATGTGGGTAATGAATTGAGCATGATCATCCTGCTCCCTGATGCAATCCAGGATGGATCCACAGGCTTGGAAAGA ctggaaaGAGAACTTACATATGAGAAGCTAACAGATTGGATCAATCCTGAAATGATGGACTCTACAGAGGTGAGGGTGTCTTTACCCAGATTTAAACTGGAAGAAAGTTATGATCTGAAACCCCTTCTGAGCAGCATGGGAATGCCTGATGCATTTGCCTTGGGGAAGGCAGACTTCTCGGGAATCTCATCTGGCAACGAGCTGGTGCTCTCTGAAGTGGTTCACAAGTCCTTTGTGGAAGTCAATGAAGAAGGCACTGAAGcggctgctgccacagctgcagtgaTGATGATGCGCTGTGCGATGATCGTTCCAGAATTTACTGCTGATCAtcccttcctctttttcatCCGGCACAACAAAACTTCCAGCATTCTGTTCTGTGGCAGATTTTGCTGTCCCTAA